The Atribacterota bacterium genome contains the following window.
ACACGATGCTGAAACCATGAAAAGCGCTGATTTTATCGTGGACATGGGGCCTGGTGCAGGGGAACAGGGTGGAGAAGTGGTGGCCTCTGGTTCTCCGGAAGAGATTATGGGTCACCCCCATAGCCTCACCGGATTGTACTTAAGTGGTCGAAAAAGCATTCCGGTGCCATTCAAACGTAAAGAACCGGGGGAAGAATGGCTTTCGGTCAAGGGAGCGCAGGCCAACAATTTGAAAAACCTCACCATCTCCATTCCTCTGGGGCTTTTGGTGGGTATCACTGGAGTCTCGGGTTCGGGAAAGAGCACCTTGCTCTACAATGTTATTTACGCTTCGCTTTCTCAGATTTTTCATCGTAAAGGAAAAGACTTGAAAGGATGTGAAGCTCTGGAAGGGGTGGAGCATCTGGACAAGGTGATCATCATTGACCAGTCCCCGATTGGCAGAACCCCCCGGTCTAATCCGGCCACCTATACCGGAGTCTTTACCGAAATCCGCAACCTTTTTGCCAAACTCCCCGAATCCAAAGCGCGTGGATACGCCCCGGGACGGTTCAGCTTCAATGTCAAGGGAGGGCGGTGTGAAGCCTGTCAGGGAAACGGGGTCATCAAGATTGAAATGCATTTTCTGCCAGATGTGTTCGTTACCTGTGAACAGTGTAAGGGGAAACGGTATGCCCGGGAAACCCTGGACGTCCGGTATAAAGGGAAAAACATCGCTGAGGTCCTGGATATGAGTGTTCAGGAAGCACTCCACTTCTTCGAAAACATTCCGGTCATTCGGCGCAAACTGGAGGTTCTGGAACGGGTGGGGGTGGGATATTTGAAACTGGGTCAATCGGCGACCACCCTTTCTGGTGGAGAAGCCCAGAGGATTAAGCTGGCTCGGGAACTCAGCAAAGTGGCTACTGGAAGGACCATTTATCTTCTGGATGAACCCACCACTGGCCTTCATTTTGCCGATGTGGAAAAGCTCCTTTCGGTCCTGCTTGAACTCAGGAGTCGGGGGAATACGGTTTTGATTATCGAGCACAATCTGGATGTGATTAAGAGTTGCGATTACCTCATTGACCTTGGTCCGGAGGGAGGGGAAAAAGGTGGGTATCTGGTGGCTTCCGGTACCCCCGAAGAGATTGCTCAGGTTCCCACTTCTTACACCGGCCAGTTTTTGAGAGAGGTGTTACCGACTGAAAAGAGTCGAGCGTTATGTTCGGTTTGAAGTCGGCACCAGTGACATCGGTAGCCTTCCCCAGGAATGCGGGGTGTACCTCTTTAAGAATGGTCGTGGCGAGGTCATTTATGTGGGAAAGGCTGTTGATATTCAGAAGCGGGTGAAGTCCCACTTTGCCGGCCGAAATTTTTCCCCTTTTAAGGAAGATATGGTGGCTGAAATTCAGGGTATTGACTACCTGCTCACGACCACCGAGCATGAAGCCCTGCTCCTTGAAGAGGAACTCATCAAAACTCATCAACCGCGCTATAACCTCCGCTTAAAGGATGATAAGAGCTATCCCTATATCCGGATTGGAATAGGTGAAACTTTTCCCCCCATTGGTTTCGCTCGAAGAACCACGACTCGGGAGGGACTCTATTTCGGTCCTTTCACCAATGCCAAAAAAGTTCGGGAAGGAATAAAACTGTTGCGCACCCTTTTCCTTTTGCGCGGTTGCGAGATTCCAGAGAGCCGTTTTCCTTTGCAAAGACCGTGTATCGACCACGAATTCCGTCTGTGCAGCGCTCCGTGCGTTGGTCGGATTTCTTCCAGGATGTATCGGGAAAACTTAGAAAGAGCTGTCGATTTTCTCAATGGAGATTACGAATCGGTTATAACGTGGCTGGAAGGAGAAATGTGGAAGATGGCTGATGCCCTGGACTTTGAATCAGCAGCCCGGTATCGGGACCACCTGGAGGCCACCAGAAAAATTGCTTCCCGTTACCGTCTGGTGCTCCCTCAGCCTGATGACGTGGATTTCCTGGAAGCAGTTTGTGAGGAGAATCTTGGTGTGGTGGTGGTGCTCAGAGTCCGTAAGGGAAGACTTATCGGCAGTGAGAGCTTTGTGGTGGAAAGTCAGGCCCTGGAACGGGTTTCGCTTTTGCGGAGATTCGTTGAAGATTTCTATTTTTCCCATTTTTCTCTTCCTTCGCGGGTGTGTGTAGACCTCGAGGAGGTGAGTTCACTCAATACGCTTCAGGATGTTTTGGGTTTGCGGATTTCCATTGCTTCCCCATTGAATCGCTTTGAGGAAGAAATTCTGGAAGTGGCCGAAGAGAATGCCCGGAAAAACCTCGAGGTGGAGAGGGAGAAAAAACGGAAAAAGGAAATGTGGTCGGAAATGGTTCTGGAAGAATTGCGTGCAGTGATTGGCCTTGGTACTCTCCCAAAACTCATTGAAGGCATGGATATTTCCACCTTTCAGGGTGATGAGGCAGTTGGGGTGGTGGTTTCGTTTCGAGAGGGGGTCCCATACAAAAAGCGTTATCGTAAGTTCCTCATCCGGGAAACCGACTACCCTAATGACTATGAGATGCTTCGAGAAGTGGTGCAGAGGTATTTTAACGACTTAAAGCGGTCTTCTTCACCCTTGCCGGATTTACTTTTGGTCGATGGGGGTCTGGGACAGTTGCATGTGACGACTTCAACTTTGCGGGAACTTGGGATTTCGCTACCAGTTCTTGCCTTGGCCAAGGAATGGGAAGAAATTTATATACCGGATCAGGGTGAACCCCTCCGATTGCCCCCTCAGTCCGAGGTGCTCCAGCTTTTACAGCGGATAAGGAATGAAGCACACCGTTTTGCCATCACCTTCCATCGGCTACGGCGGAACAAAAAGCTGTTCTCTTCTGTGCTTCTTGAGGTGAAAGGTATTGGTCCAGAACGACGCCGAAAGCTCCTTTCCAGTTACGATACGCTTCTCGATATCCTTCAGGTCTCGCCCCAGGAGGTGAGTAAAAACCTCCGCATTCCCCTCCCTGCGGTGGTGGATTTACAGGAACGTTTGAAAGAGGTGGCAAAGCTTGGAATTTCGAGAGATTCTGAAAAGTGAACTCTATCTGCTCTCACCGGCTACCGAAGACACCCTGCGGGCAGAACTCGTCGGGATTCTCAGGGTAGGAGGAATCATCGAGCGCAGGGAAAACCGCGTATTCCTCTCTTTTCGTCACAAAGACCTGGCTCTGATTAAAAAGGGCGTGGTTCTGGTGAAAAAATTCTACCCAGAAGTTCCCTACATGATTACCGAGCAAAAGAAGCAAGGAATCAATGCAGGTACCTTCTATATCCTGGACCTTGAGATTCACGACGAGGAAATTTTCGCCCAGTTCGGGTTTGGTGACGTGACTCCTTTTCTCGCTGTGCTGGAAACTCATGGTGCTTTCCTGACGAAGGGAGTCTTTGAATCCCGGGGATATATCGCAGAGCCTTCGAAAAGCTATCACCTGGAAATTGCACTCCCTGCAGAGGACATCGCCCAGATCCTCCTCCATCATCTGAAAAAACGGGGAATGGGGTTCCGATTGCGTGACTTCCGGGGCGAATTTCGTCTCTACACCAAGAACGCCCAGAGTATTGCTACGTTTTTGGGATATATTGGGGCTTCTCAAAGTTATCTACTTCTGGAAAAAATTCGGGTTGAGAAGCTGACTCTGGATGACCTTACCCGGTGGGTCAATTGCGCCACCTCGAATCTGGAAAGAGTGGTGGAGTCCTCTCTGCGGCAGCGACAAAAAATTGCTCAGCTTGATTTTCACCGCCTTTCCCCCAAACTCCGTGAGATTGCCTATTTGCGGTTGCGGTATCCGTATGCTTCCCTGCGGGAAATCGGGGAACGCTGTACTCCCCCTTTATCAAAAATGGACGTGTTCCGGTGTCTAAAAAAACTGGAAAGGCTGGGAGAATGATTCCCCTTTTTGGGAGACGCCGAAAGGGCATGGTCTTTTCTGCACGGTGTGGCTCTAGCGAGATAGAGTCTGGAGCTGCTCGTGACCGTAACTGAATCGTTAGCCAAAAGAGGTGGGCGATTGGTTTGCAGGGTTGCGTGCTTTCTCTTGTCTTTTTTGGGAAAATGGGTATAATTAGGATGAATGTGGCGGTGTAGCTCAGATGGTCAGAGCATCCGGCTCATACCCGGAGTGCCGGGGTTCGAATCCCTGCACCGCCACCAAAAAGGATTTTGAGTGCAGCGTGTCTCGTTTAGAGAGTAAGGTTCTGGATTGCGTACGGAAGTACTCCCTGTTGTCCCCTGGCGATAGGATTTTAATTGCTTTCTCTGGTGGTCCAGATTCTGTGGCGTTGACCGAAATTCTAAGGCGTCTCCAGGGAGAATTTTCCCTGGAGATTGCCCTTTTCCACCTGAACCATGGACTGCGTGGAAGAGAAGCGGAGAGGGATGAACAATTCTGTCGAGATTTTGCCCAGGTTCGGAATCTTTCCATTTTTGTGGAGCGAAGAGCGGTGCGGGTTCTGCAACAGGAAGAAAAACTTTCTCTGGAAGAAGCAGCGCGGAAAGTCCGATATTTGGCGTTACGAGAAGGGGCAAAAAGGTGGGGCGCTTCTAAGGTGGCGTTAGGTCACACCCTGGATGACCAGGTGGAAACAATGCTCATGAACCTCATTCGGGGGACTGGACTTAGAGGTCTTTCGGGGATGAGGGTGTGCAGTGATATTTTTATTCGTCCTCTTCTCACCTCCTCAAAGCAGGAGGTGCTGGAGTTTTTGCAAAAGGAAAGGATACCTTTTGTGGAGGATAGTTCCAACCAGGATGTTTCTCTCCTGCGCAATCGGATTCGTTTCGTACTGGGACCACTTTTAGAGGAATTTAATCCTCGCTTTCGAGAAGCATTCCTGCGCCTTTCCTTGAATCTCCAGGAAGAGATGGCCCTTCCCGAAGCACCAATCGATTTTCCCTGGGAAATGGAGGGAGGAACGGGTCGGATACCACTTGATTTTTTATTGCTTTTCTCTGAAAAGAAGCGGTTTTTGATTCTCAGGAGCTTTCTTGGCCAGGTTCGGGGAACCCTCTGGGATATAGGAAGGGTGCATCTTAAGGCGGTGGAGCACATTGTGGAGAAGCAGAGGGGTGAAGTGGTGCTGCCGGGGAAGTTCCGGGTGTGGGTCGAAGAGGGATATCTTTATGCTTCTTTGCTCTCTCTTCCTCTGGCGAAAATTCCCCGGTGGGAATTTTCAGTTGTTCTACCTGGTCAGAATGTTCTGCAGGAAATTGGGTTTTCTATAGAGGGTATATTTGGGAAAGAGGCGAAGGTCAAGGATGGTTGGTGGGTCACCTTTGATTTTGATCGGAGCGTTCCACCCTTCATGGTGCGAAACTTTCGTGAGGGCGATCGAATATGGAAAGGCGGAAAGATGAAGAAAGTGAAAGAGGTTTTTGCGGAGTACGGTCTTTTCCGGGAATGGCGGGAACGGATTCCTTTTCTCTGTGATCAGGAAAAGATTCTCTGGATTCCTGGTGTTGCACTTGACGAAAGGGTCAGAGTTCAGGAAAATAGCAAGCGTATCCTTGGTGTGGTGGCGAAAAAGTGTAAGGGGTGAAAAGGTGGAGGACTGTATCGAGCGAGTGCTCATTACTCGGGAAGAGATAGAACATAAGGTAAAAGAGCTGGGCGAACGCATTACCCAGGATTATCGGGGTACGGAATTGCGGGTGGTTGGTATTTTGCGCGGAGCATTTATTTTTATGGCGGATTTAGTACGACACATTCGAGTTCCCTTGAGTGTTGACTTTATGTCGATATCGAGTTACGGAGAAGAGGATGAATCCAGTGGCATCGTGAGGATTCTGAAAGATCTGGACAAGCCCATTACCCGTAAGCATGTGTTGATTGTAGAAGATATCGTCGACACCGGGTTAACGATGAAACATCTTAAGGAGGTTTTAACCACCAGAGATCCGGCCAGCCTCCGGGTCTGCGCACTCCTCAACAAGGAAGAACGGCGCGTCGTGAAGGATCTGACCATCGATTATCTGGGATTCAATATCCCCAACCAGTTTGTGGTGGGTTATGGCCTTGACTTCGCCGAGCGTTACCGGAATTATCCGTTTATTTTTGTTTTGAAACCGGAGTATTATCGAGATGGTGTCCATGTTTGAGAAAAAGAGCAAAGGATAGGTGAACGCAAACCAATGAATGGTTATCCAAGTGGGAAATTTTATAGAAATCTTGGTTTTTACCTTTTGTTTCTCATTATCGTGATTTCTCTGGCTACGTCCTTGATGCAGAGAGAAACACCCCCGCAGATTTTCACCTATAGCCAGTTTTTGGATGCGGTGCAACGGGGAGTGGTGGAGCGGGTGGTGATAGCGGACCAGAGTGTGGCGGGGGAAATGCGTGATGGTTCTCGATTTACCACCTACGTTCCGAACGACCCGGATTTAATCAAGGTTTTACGTGAAAAACATGTAGAAATCGAAGTGAAGCCTCCCGCAGAACCATCCTGGTGGGCGCGGGTTTTGAGTTCTCTATTTCCCACAATTCTGCTGATTGTGGTTTGGATTTTCCTGCTTCAGCAGTTGCAGGGTGGGGGGAGCAAGGTGACTTCTTTCGTGAAGAGTCGTGCCAAGATGGTGGACCCGGAAAAGGTCAAGATAACCTTTGAAGATGTGGCCGGTATTGAGGAAGTTAAAGAGGAACTCAAAGAAGTGGTTGATTTTCTGAAAAATCCCCGTAAGTTCCAGAAAACCGGTGCGCGGATCCCCAGGGGGGTGCTTCTGTACGGACCTCCGGGAACGGGGAAAACCCTTTTGGCGAAAGCGATTGCAGGAGAAG
Protein-coding sequences here:
- the uvrC gene encoding excinuclease ABC subunit UvrC translates to MGSLPQECGVYLFKNGRGEVIYVGKAVDIQKRVKSHFAGRNFSPFKEDMVAEIQGIDYLLTTTEHEALLLEEELIKTHQPRYNLRLKDDKSYPYIRIGIGETFPPIGFARRTTTREGLYFGPFTNAKKVREGIKLLRTLFLLRGCEIPESRFPLQRPCIDHEFRLCSAPCVGRISSRMYRENLERAVDFLNGDYESVITWLEGEMWKMADALDFESAARYRDHLEATRKIASRYRLVLPQPDDVDFLEAVCEENLGVVVVLRVRKGRLIGSESFVVESQALERVSLLRRFVEDFYFSHFSLPSRVCVDLEEVSSLNTLQDVLGLRISIASPLNRFEEEILEVAEENARKNLEVEREKKRKKEMWSEMVLEELRAVIGLGTLPKLIEGMDISTFQGDEAVGVVVSFREGVPYKKRYRKFLIRETDYPNDYEMLREVVQRYFNDLKRSSSPLPDLLLVDGGLGQLHVTTSTLRELGISLPVLALAKEWEEIYIPDQGEPLRLPPQSEVLQLLQRIRNEAHRFAITFHRLRRNKKLFSSVLLEVKGIGPERRRKLLSSYDTLLDILQVSPQEVSKNLRIPLPAVVDLQERLKEVAKLGISRDSEK
- the tilS gene encoding tRNA lysidine(34) synthetase TilS, with protein sequence MSRLESKVLDCVRKYSLLSPGDRILIAFSGGPDSVALTEILRRLQGEFSLEIALFHLNHGLRGREAERDEQFCRDFAQVRNLSIFVERRAVRVLQQEEKLSLEEAARKVRYLALREGAKRWGASKVALGHTLDDQVETMLMNLIRGTGLRGLSGMRVCSDIFIRPLLTSSKQEVLEFLQKERIPFVEDSSNQDVSLLRNRIRFVLGPLLEEFNPRFREAFLRLSLNLQEEMALPEAPIDFPWEMEGGTGRIPLDFLLLFSEKKRFLILRSFLGQVRGTLWDIGRVHLKAVEHIVEKQRGEVVLPGKFRVWVEEGYLYASLLSLPLAKIPRWEFSVVLPGQNVLQEIGFSIEGIFGKEAKVKDGWWVTFDFDRSVPPFMVRNFREGDRIWKGGKMKKVKEVFAEYGLFREWRERIPFLCDQEKILWIPGVALDERVRVQENSKRILGVVAKKCKG
- the hpt gene encoding hypoxanthine phosphoribosyltransferase; the encoded protein is MEDCIERVLITREEIEHKVKELGERITQDYRGTELRVVGILRGAFIFMADLVRHIRVPLSVDFMSISSYGEEDESSGIVRILKDLDKPITRKHVLIVEDIVDTGLTMKHLKEVLTTRDPASLRVCALLNKEERRVVKDLTIDYLGFNIPNQFVVGYGLDFAERYRNYPFIFVLKPEYYRDGVHV
- the whiA gene encoding DNA-binding protein WhiA; this translates as MEFREILKSELYLLSPATEDTLRAELVGILRVGGIIERRENRVFLSFRHKDLALIKKGVVLVKKFYPEVPYMITEQKKQGINAGTFYILDLEIHDEEIFAQFGFGDVTPFLAVLETHGAFLTKGVFESRGYIAEPSKSYHLEIALPAEDIAQILLHHLKKRGMGFRLRDFRGEFRLYTKNAQSIATFLGYIGASQSYLLLEKIRVEKLTLDDLTRWVNCATSNLERVVESSLRQRQKIAQLDFHRLSPKLREIAYLRLRYPYASLREIGERCTPPLSKMDVFRCLKKLERLGE